From a single Zygotorulaspora mrakii chromosome 2, complete sequence genomic region:
- the SKI2 gene encoding SKI complex RNA helicase subunit SKI2 (similar to Saccharomyces cerevisiae SKI2 (YLR398C); ancestral locus Anc_4.261), translated as MSSDIDNRHLEELYQSLRDITNDEELELFEDKISKIDLGFSNAESTNETIENRFLKPSNVIPWNLLDVVQQVPEMDFLENHGAEGQIDFPGNYDYKDFLQIPKPINKTAYYLKRKGLDCRIVSYEEKTNLKELETANASNSLSLNRSINTHGNIIKGSTSQLPFTPGGIPMNALNVPEDGISTSGVTAKLLHKDEHGLFDIPKGFVRGIIPQSVKYPANESSIKDIETLNDLDNEVDIEREIQEKKEKIDDEMEFNTAEAILKEANENSESTEIDDLLPMGVDFARNIVNTKKNLEKRNWAHVVDLNHKIENFNELIPNPARTWPFELDTFQKEAVYHLEQGDSVFVAAHTSAGKTVVAEYAIAMSQRNMTKTIYTSPIKALSNQKFRDFRETFKDVGVGLITGDVQINPDANCLIMTTEILRSMLYRGADLIRDVEFVVFDEVHYVNDQDRGVVWEEVIIMLPQHVKFILLSATVPNTFEFANWIGRTKQKNIYVISTPKRPVPLEINIWAKNQLIPVINSNKEFLEANFKKHKEILAGKPAVTSSKDGKKGAKPGATRGGGATQRGGASRGRGGQRGSRGAGAVGSNKSQFYRRGGAGKKTWPDLINYLKAKELLPAVVFVFSKKRCEEYADWLEGINFCNGKERSSIHMFIENSVTRLKKDDRELPQILKIRSLLERGIAVHHGGLLPIVKELIEMLFAKGLIRVLFATETFAMGLNLPTRTVVFSEIQKHDGTGLRNLTPGEFTQMAGRAGRRGLDKTGTVIVMAYSDPLQPASFKEVTLGTPTKLESQFRLTYNMILNLLRIEALKVEEMIKYSFSENSKQTLLPEQEKKIAQLEKDLVSIEKNHADESNRDIDEFLEAAVRYRETTSCMMEEIAKTDAVFHVLKVGRLIGYRNEDDNLQLGFVFRSNMKESSVVVMCFTEPTALESGEPNHLPYIADLKKFTLQNFKKFKIMEYCMVKVPLTSVELVTAYTLRISFTDIMKKDEEALKRFNEEIRILQKISQRLKESIAEKKGSLKVHQQVLERNNIKNKLSSLKATDSPDLANKFLPRYKAFMIRKEIDHTKHLMSDQNLNLLPDYEKRLGVLKEAGFIDQNHNVSLKGRVACEINSGYELVLTELILDNFLGDFEPEEIVALLSVFVYEGNTREDEPPIVTPRLAKGKERICEIYSQMLRVYENHQVPLTREEAEFLDKKRFALMNVVYEWARGLSFKEIMEISVEAEGTVVRVITWLDEICREVKTASVIIGNSNLHLKMSQAQESIKRDIVFAASLYL; from the coding sequence ATGTCATCTGATATTGATAATCGTCATCTTGAAGAATTATACCAAAGTCTTCGGGATATTACAAACgatgaagaattggaactttttgaagacaaaatttcaaagattgatctaggattttcaaatgctGAGAGCACAAATGAAACCATTGAGAACAGGTTCCTGAAACCCAGCAATGTGATACCGTGGAATTTACTAGATGTTGTGCAGCAGGTTCCCGAAATGGATTTCCTGGAAAACCATGGTGCTGAAGGTCAAATTGATTTTCCCGGTAACTACGATTACAAGGACTTTCTGCAGATTCCAAAACCAATAAACAAAACTGCTTACTATCTTAAGAGGAAAGGGCTTGATTGTCGTATTGTTAGCtatgaagaaaaaacgaACTTAAAGGAATTAGAAACCGCTAACGCTTCTAATTCTTTATCCCTGAATAGAAGCATTAATACACATGGCAACATTATCAAAGGGTCTACTTCTCAATTACCATTCACCCCAGGTGGTATACCGATGAACGCGCTCAATGTCCCAGAGGATGGAATCTCTACTTCGGGAGTGACCGCAAAGTTACTGCACAAGGATGAACACGGCTTGTTTGATATACCAAAGGGCTTCGTGCGAGGTATCATCCCACAATCTGTGAAATACCCAGCAAATGAAAGCTCAATCAAAGATATCGAAACTTTAAATGATTTGGATAACGAAGtagatattgaaagagaaattcaagaaaaaaaagaaaagatcgATGATGAGATGGAGTTCAACACAGCAGAAGCTATTCTCAAAGAAGCCAATGAGAACTCAGAATCTACCGAGATTGATGATCTTTTACCAATGGGGGTAGACTTCGCAAGAAATATTGTAAAtacgaaaaaaaatctggaGAAGAGAAATTGGGCGCATGTGGTCGACCTAAACCAcaagattgaaaatttcaatgaacTTATACCCAATCCTGCAAGGACGTGGCCTTTTGAATTAGATACTttccaaaaagaagctgTTTACCATCTAGAACAAGGTGATTCTGTCTTTGTTGCAGCACATACCTCCGCTGGTAAGACAGTAGTTGCGGAATATGCCATTGCTATGTCTCAAAGGAATATGACAAAGACAATATATACTTCACCAATCAAGGCATTgtcaaatcaaaaattcagagATTTTAGGGAGACATTTAAAGATGTTGGGGTTGGTTTGATTACTGGTGATGTTCAAATAAATCCAGACGCAAACTGTTTGATTATGACCACAGAAATTTTACGATCTATGTTGTATCGCGGTGCTGATTTGATAAGAGATGTAGAATTTGTTGTATTCGATGAAGTGCATTACGTTAATGATCAAGATCGTGGTGTGGTTTGGGAAGAAGTTATTATTATGTTACCCCAGCATGTAAAATTCATCCTTCTATCAGCAACTGTTCCTAATACgtttgaatttgcaaaTTGGATAGGGAGAAcgaaacagaaaaatatctACGTGATTTCTACTCCAAAAAGGCCTGTTCCATTAGAAATAAATATTTGGGCCAAGAATCAATTAATCCCTGTGATAAATTCCAACAAAGAGTTTTTGGAAGCAAATTTTAAGAAACACAAAGAAATACTTGCTGGTAAGCCAGCAGTTACATCTTCCAAAGACGGCAAAAAGGGTGCTAAGCCGGGCGCTACTCGTGGAGGTGGCGCCACTCAAAGGGGAGGTGCATCTAGAGGGCGCGGAGGCCAAAGAGGATCTAGAGGTGCAGGCGCAGTTGGTTCAAATAAAAGCCAATTTTACAGAAGAGGTGGTGCTGGGAAAAAGACTTGGCCTGACCTGATTAATTATTTGAAAGCGAAGGAGCTTTTACCGGCagttgtttttgtttttagcAAAAAACGTTGCGAGGAGTATGCAGATTGGTTAGAGGGCattaatttttgcaatGGTAAGGAAAGGTCATCAATTCATATGTTTATTGAGAATTCAGTAACTAGATTAAAGAAAGATGATAGGGAGTTGCCCCAAATCTTAAAGATTCGATCATTACTTGAAAGGGGAATCGCTGTCCATCATGGTGGGTTATTGCCTATAGTAAAGGAACTTATTGAAATGCTTTTCGCTAAAGGGTTGATAAGGGTCCTTTTCGCGACTGAGACGTTTGCCATGGGACTAAACTTACCCACCAGGACTGTTGTCTTCAGcgaaattcaaaagcatGACGGTACAGGTCTGAGAAACTTGACTCCTGGTGAATTTACTCAAATGGCGGGTAGGGCTGGCCGGAGAGGTTTGGATAAAACAGGTACTGTTATTGTTATGGCCTATAGCGACCCACTTCAGCCTGCATCATTTAAGGAAGTTACTCTGGGAACACCAACGAAGTTAGAATCCCAATTTAGACTGACTTACAAcatgattttgaatctaCTTAGAATAGAGGCTTTAAAGGTAGAAGAGATGATTAAATATTCTTTTAGCGAGAACTCCAAGCAAACTCTCCTGCCAGAGcaagagaagaagattGCACAATTAGAAAAGGATCTTGTtagcattgaaaagaatcaTGCGGACGAATCCAACCgtgatattgatgaatttttggaagctGCGGTTCGTTACAGAGAAACAACTTCATGCATGATGGAAGAAATCGCCAAGACGGATGCAGTGTTTcatgttttgaaagttgGAAGATTGATAGGATACAGgaatgaagatgataatCTTCAATTGGGCTTTGTGTTCCGCTCCAACATGAAAGAATCCTCGGTAGTCGTCATGTGTTTTACTGAACCGACCGCTTTAGAGTCAGGTGAACCAAATCACCTACCTTATATTGCAGATCTAAAGAAATTCACCCTTcagaacttcaaaaaatttaaaattaTGGAATACTGTATGGTGAAGGTTCCTTTGACATCTGTAGAACTGGTAACAGCATATACTCTGAGAATTTCTTTCACTGAtataatgaagaaagatgaagaggcATTGAAGAGATTTAATGAGGAAATAAGAATTTTACAGAAGATCTCTCAAAGATTGAAAGAAAGTATTGCAGAGAAGAAAGGCAGTTTGAAAGTCCACCAACAAGTTTTGGAGAGAAATaacataaaaaataaactcTCATCTTTAAAGGCAACTGATTCTCCCGATTTAGCGAATAAATTTTTACCAAGATACAAAGCATTTATGATTAGAAAGGAAATCGATCACACAAAACACTTAATGTCAGACCAAAACTTGAACTTACTACCAgattatgaaaaaagacTGGGCGTGCTTAAAGAGGCAGGTTTCATTGATCAGAATCACAACGTTTCCTTAAAAGGCCGTGTTGCATGTGAAATAAATTCTGGTTACGAGTTGGTTTTGACTGAACTGATCCTGGATAATTTCCTTGGTGATTTTGAGCCAGAAGAAATTGTTGCACTACtttctgtttttgtttatGAAGGTAATACCCGAGAGGATGAGCCACCGATTGTGACACCTAGATTAGCAAAAGGTAAAGAGAGAATTTGCGAAATATACAGCCAAATGCTGCGAGTATATGAAAATCATCAAGTGCCCCTAACAAGGGAGGAAGCAGAATTCCTAGATAAGAAGAGATTTGCTTTAATGAATGTTGTCTACGAGTGGGCCCGTGgattatctttcaaagaaataatgGAGATTAGTGTTGAGGCTGAAGGAACTGTTGTTAGAGTGATTACATGGTTAGATGAAATTTGCCGGGAAGTGAAAACAGCATCCGTAATTATAGGTAACTCTAActtgcatttgaaaatgagcCAAGCACAAGAGTCAATCAAAAGAGATATTGTTTTTGCTGCTTCGCTATACTTATAG